From the genome of Deltaproteobacteria bacterium:
CCATGACGATATGTCCCCAACCGCCGCATTGTATCCCCACATCCGGGCACCCGAATCGTCTGAAGCGCATTTCATTGGGGTCAACGCCGGCATAGGAAAGCTCGGCCAGGGCCGGCATGGCCAGAGAAATCGAATGCAAGGCAAAGATACAGATCCGGGCCGGACCCAATTTGGTTAAAAGGCTAATGCCTCTGCCGTCAAAATAAAACTTGTCGCCGGCCTTATGCCCGCTGTCACAACCATGAGATTCAATGACCTCGACGACAATCGTTTTATTCAACATGGGAGCCGTTTTGGATAAGGCATCTTCATTCCGGGGATCGGCACGAAAAATTTTCATTTCCTCATCATTATAACCCAGGTGTTGTTGTACCATATTCCAAATGTCTTCGTTGATAACCATACCTTTCCTCCTTTGAAGTTTATTGGTGAAAGTAAAATCGATAGTCCCTAAAACATTTTCCGTCGGTATGCATCATGCAACCCACCACTTTGGGCTCCACTTCAAATTTTATTCCCAGGGTATCAAACCAGGTTTCAATCCGCAACATGATACCGCATTCATAGCGGTCAGCGACGCCCAGAGCCTTGACGCCCTCATAGGCAAAGCACGACTCCCACTCACTGCGCATAACATTGTCGGCGTAACGGTTAGAATATTTCATGAATCTGCCGGCTACGATAGCCATGACTTTCTCAAAAAAATGTTTAAATTCATCAATAGTATTAAATTTTCCCTGGCCCAAGGCCTTTTGGAGGCGTTTAATTTCTATGGACGCCATCGCCTTAACCGCTGCTTTGTTGACCAGGTTAGTCTTCTCGATTCCGAATTCCTGCAGGCAGTGATAAAACCACATGGCATCGTGGGTCATCCAACCCTTGGTTAATAGTTCCTTTAATTCTTCTTTTTCGAGAGGAATCCGATCTGGTATCATTTCAAAACCTCCTTTCATATGAAGATAGGGTTCAAGGTGACAAGGTGAATGGAATGGGGCTTACGGTTTTCTTTGAACCTTAGACCTATAACCTCCTGTTTTGGAAATTCTATCTGGCCTAAAACAAATTGTCGTTAAGAAACTCTATATAACAAATTGTAATATTTGTCAAGACGAATTGTTGTAAAAATTCAAAAAATTTGTTATTATTGATGCGTTCGTAATAAGTCCAAAAGCGCCGATTTACGTCATTCCTCGTGAAAGCTTGTCCTCGAATGTCTTAATCGGGGACGGGAATCCAGTGTTTTGAATTAGTTACATATAGCCTGGATTCCCGCCTGCGCGGGAATGACGAGTTTTTACGAGACCATCATTATAATTATAATGTCCTCATAAATTTGGGATCGATGATCTATAAGACCATAGGTAAAAAGATTCAAAAGGCCAGGGAAGAGGCCGGTCTTTCCCAGGAGGAACTTTCCTCCCGGCTGGGGTATACCCAGGCGGCCCTGTCTAATTACGAGTTGGGTAAGAGACGTCTTTATCTCCCTAATATTGAACAAATAGCCCGTGAACTGAATAAACCCTTAAGCTATTTCCTGGAAGAGTCCATTAAACCGGTGCCTAGTGAACAGAAAGAAAATCAAGATGATATTCTGTCCGAGATAATGACCTTACTTTCTGAAATGCCGGCAGAGGAGAAGGTATATCTCCTTGAATATATCAAATGGAGGAGGGATCGTTTGCGATGATTGGCTTCGACCTCAACGAGGAACAACTCGTCTATCAGAAAACAGTCAGGATATTTGCCGAAAAAGAGATGAAACCTTACGCCGCTGAACTGGATAGACGTCAAGGGCCAGGATTTGATTGGGGGATTGTCAGAAGATTTGCCAAGGCTAATCTGCCGGGATTATGTATTCCTGAAGAATATGGCGGACAGGGGGTCGGCGTTCTCACTACCGCCGTGGTCTTTGAGGAATTATGTGCCGTCTGCCTGGGGATTAGCGAGGTATTGGGTGGGACCTGGCTGGCCACCACCTGCCTGAACCTGGTCGGGAATGAAGACCAGAAAAGACGCTACCTTCCTTTGGTCTGCGGGGAGAATGACAAACTGGCCGGCCTGGCGGTGACCGAGCCCGAGGCCGGGTCGGATATCGGCGCCATCAGAACCCTGGCAATCAGAAAGGGGGATTATGAT
Proteins encoded in this window:
- a CDS encoding TIGR04076 family protein — encoded protein: MVINEDIWNMVQQHLGYNDEEMKIFRADPRNEDALSKTAPMLNKTIVVEVIESHGCDSGHKAGDKFYFDGRGISLLTKLGPARICIFALHSISLAMPALAELSYAGVDPNEMRFRRFGCPDVGIQCGGWGHIVMEARVEDRQKMNK
- a CDS encoding helix-turn-helix transcriptional regulator translates to MIYKTIGKKIQKAREEAGLSQEELSSRLGYTQAALSNYELGKRRLYLPNIEQIARELNKPLSYFLEESIKPVPSEQKENQDDILSEIMTLLSEMPAEEKVYLLEYIKWRRDRLR